In the Primulina tabacum isolate GXHZ01 chromosome 15, ASM2559414v2, whole genome shotgun sequence genome, TTTGTTAAGATATTTTGATTCACGcatagccatggtcttgacatctcattctttgggaagacctcttaccaccttcagtgccacttctttatttgagtacacttttccaagtgcattcaattcgttaatgatgcagctgactctttcatcatactcgtgcatagaCTCTCCTtctttcatcttgatattatcaaatttttgaatagGAACTGACAGCTTATTCTCCTTGGTTTGTTCATTTCTTTCATACAGCTGAATAAGTTTTTCCCATATCTCTTTGGttgttttgcacattttgattttgctgaacgtgactttgtccagcgttttgtatatGATGTCCTTGGCCACATTATCCAAGTttacttttcttttgtctttagttgtccattcatctccgGGCTGTTCTATTCGTTGGGGTGCACCGTCAGTGATGGCAACTGCAGTTATTgcttttaatattttcattggactatcagtgatgacataccacatgtcatcatcttgtgcagctaagtgagcctgcattcttattttccagtcatcaaagtcttctctggaaaacataggtattttgttgaatgaagataTATTGAACAGTTGTAAGTAAgaatattctgagacaagattcaactgctttAATACCACCTGATTGGATgggttaataggtagaaaagtgtttagaaggggggttgaataaacgaTTTCTATTTTTGTAATCTTTTCAAGTGAAGTATCAGTTttgtgataaactgaaacttagaaatcttgtcagtcgatgacaatcagtttaactagagatagttgcggaaataaactgactgaaagatagaataaatgactgaaataaTATTGCAAGGATTTattgatgttcggagattgaataactcctacgtcaccccttttatcacaaggataggatataccttaaaagactttgatcaatacaaaacttgtacagacccacttcagtttggacttaacactgccaaaactgaaactcttagttaacaacaattttcGCAGTTCTTCGACTGGATCTAGCACGACTGATATAAGTAATACAGTGgtttgtgctagtaagctcgaaaagtagcctcaaatgctacaaatatttCTAATAAGTGTGAActttttgaatctcaaatgaGAGTAATAAATCTAGCAGAATAACAGCAAACTTGAGAGAATGGATGAATCGTGTTTTTTCAGGGCTttttctcaactgctcttcttgcctatttataggcttccttgcaacggtaacaataaatataatttgaatctttgtatccgttgattgtcacgtcaatattcttctgacattcgtacactgtattcTCTTAAATGCgacgttccactacgagttacagtctgctttgtactattgtcggttgaatgtccttttcaactgatgacgtgtacagctgaaggatcagctgataggCACTCGCTGGTAAGCTTataactgaatatatcaactgatttGTTTTCagctgatcagtcagttgtagATTCAGTTCAGCTGGCTTAAGTTGTCTTTGATAATCtgcacattaatcttcagttaggcaaccgTCAAAACGTGATCGGTTAGTTTAATAGATTTAATCTTTCTGCttgtcaaaccaccgaaattaagtttccaacaatttttccctttttggtgtttgaaaaaACTTGTAAGATATgagctgatcaactgaactaagGATAAACTCCGATAAGCTTCGatttcattgtagataaaataactctCTGATGTACCGATTCATAcaaagaataaataataaagaattttaaataatattagatTGGTGGAATCAAAGACGCACTCACCTCCATAATTCAAAACACTATGATTTCTCATATTgtaatcttttaaaaatttcaatttttatttatttgggcAAAGAAATGAGGACTCATTTAATTTGGGAAATAGTCTAGTTTCGTGGTTCTTAAGAATATGCCATAAAtgttaattgattaattaatggATAATCTATTCCAGCTGCCCGACGACTTCTTTTTTATTGTCCTAATTCTACCTTCTTACTTCTTGTCGTATTCTTCTTTCTTCTTCCCTTTTCTTTCAGATTTTATGTGACTATTATCTCATACACCTAAGAAGAATAATGATACCTTATGAGACCGGGAAAATAAACAAGATGATCTtataattttttcaattttgtgatttttttgtTAGTATTCGAATTTAGTTTTGGTTCTATAAATTATGTTATGTTTGGTTTTTGGTATTTTCTACCAAAATGCTGATATGATGTCGAAAATTGCTGATCTAACTCGCACTGAGAAATGCTAACATTTCTGGCTATACGTTCAACActccataaaaaaaaaagactaaAAGCCAAAATACCATAAATTACAAGACCAAAACTCAAATTTTAATACTTACTgaatcaaaacaaaaaaaagtaAACTTAGAGAACGATTTGACTATTATCCCTAAAAAAAACCCAACTAAAGCTACCGACTgtcaaaaattatattaaaatttaacgtCAGAACATTTCTCACAGAGCCCGGGAATTCCTACTACACTAGATCTTTTAATAtgtatattttgttaattttcacTTTGAGTTGTTCGAGATATATTATAACTTTATTTCACAACCAAGAAAGTGTCCAAGTCCACAATTCTAACATATCAAATTTCTGggttttcataatatttttttattgcacCAAACCAAATAGAAAAGAAACGTGAATACAAGAAAAATAGTACTGCCAGCGATACATATGAGCGTTCTTATTCCATATCGTTAAGCTCTATCCTTATGCACTTGACAGCAAACTTTTTCTGGATTTGTTGACGTAAGAAACATAAATGTTATATTCTAAAACACCATAGTTCGTATAAGGGTCGTACGAATAAGTGTTGGTGATGGCATATCCACGCGCCATGCGAAATATTCCGGTGCCGCCAACCACGGGCAGCTCACGCTTAACGTTCATTATCTGATTCCTTCCTAAAATGGAGAGCGTGCTTCCATTATACTGGCCAGACGTAAAAACAAAGTTAAGATACATGGCTAAAGCCGAGGTCTCCAAGTCAGCGGAAGTGATCAGACCTTGAGCCCTGCCTAGTTTCTCCGAATCTTTATCAGGCCCGGCTGTCAGCAGATCATCCAACACTCTAACTTGGCCGAACGTGGTCGTTGAATTCGAAGTGATGGAAGCTTTCGCAACCTCGTACACGGTTGGTTTTTCGCCACCTAGGACGTCTTGAACAAAGAAACGTACCTCGGCTACCTCTTCTTTCCCACTGCATATGTTTTGAAACCATTCTAACTCTCCATTTGGCCCTTGTTTTCTGGCATAAGAATTTGGTATTGATACCATCAATGGGGAAAGCATTAAGATCACGGCTATTAGGTTGGCCATGTTTGGGTTCttgacaaaataaatttgagaatttgctTGGAAAGATTATTGATTTGGTCTGGCAAGTTGGTAGATGATAACTGGATTATATAGGGAAATTTAAAGCAACAAGGGGCAATTAACTAAGCCACATTTTCTACGTCCAGTGGCTATAAAAAAATCTGGACAACGAGATTTCACATATTCTTCATTAAGATATTCAATTCTGAACTCAACagcggaaaaaaaaaataggaaCGAGGATAGTATGGTTTAAAtagaatattttaaaacataatcataataaataaaaaattattacgaTCGGGAGAAGGGATTGTTGTCTCTAAAGTTTGAACTAATATTCGATGagccaaattttttaaatttatttatttatttatacatcCGTATTACCAAGGTCGCATCCATTGTCTTTTCAGAATGTTTCATATATGCGAATATCAATGGTGGCTATAGCTAAAAGTTGAAGTCTCGAGAGGCGCATTCGTTATTATATGTAAGGGTCGGAGTTTTGTgcagatttatatatatatatatatatattatcatcTCTGAAGGTTTTGGCCtctaatcaatttttttttcaaaattatcttAGCATCCCATGTGATGTAAATTTCATTTCGTTTCCTCAATAGTTATTTCAacatctttctttctttttttcaacATTTTTCTCTAGTAAACTCTACATATAGAATAAATCaccttttaatttatttatctataatTTTAGATGTCACGACcgaaaattaaatcaaaattttgcaACCGTTCTTTTGTAAAAACTTATGAACTGATCcaattaattgaaaaataaatgtaATATATATCTAAACAACAAATAATATTTAGGAAAAGTACAATTTAAGTTATGTAAATCGTCTTTTATTGGGTTTTAGTCTTGTAACTTATCACAATTTGGTTTTCATCCAAtaacttaaatttttattttgttttggcACTTGTTTTTGCCCGAAACTAAAAAATTCACTAGATATTTCTTATTTGATATTAATACTATTATATGTTCATGTAACAAGAATAAAGTGTATATTACACAAATTAAATTTACATAAACAAAAAATTTGGGAAACCACAAAGAGTTTTGCTCCCATTTTGAagtcactacaacaaaaatgacttttcgcagcgcgcaaattcTCTTTCTGGGGGGCATATTGCACGCTGCGAAGTtgcaagctgttgaaagttcaagattatccgcggcgtacatgtgcacgctgttaatactattatcaacGGCATGCATATATACGCCGTTAATACAACT is a window encoding:
- the LOC142526946 gene encoding dirigent protein 22-like — encoded protein: MANLIAVILMLSPLMVSIPNSYARKQGPNGELEWFQNICSGKEEVAEVRFFVQDVLGGEKPTVYEVAKASITSNSTTTFGQVRVLDDLLTAGPDKDSEKLGRAQGLITSADLETSALAMYLNFVFTSGQYNGSTLSILGRNQIMNVKRELPVVGGTGIFRMARGYAITNTYSYDPYTNYGVLEYNIYVSYVNKSRKSLLSSA